In the Paralichthys olivaceus isolate ysfri-2021 chromosome 15, ASM2471397v2, whole genome shotgun sequence genome, one interval contains:
- the LOC109628771 gene encoding rho GTPase-activating protein 42-like isoform X2, producing MGLPTLEFSDSFLDSPEFRERLQCHEIELERTNRFIKDLIKDGNMLISALRSLSLAVQRFSQSLREFQFECIGDAETDDEVNIAQSLKEFSQLLSTMEEERKRLIQNADDVLISPLERFRKEQIGAVKLLAFLQGLFTFYHEGYELASEFEPYKQQLQFNLQNARNNFESTRAEVERLMKRIRSAEEDFKAPSCFTMEGYLYIQEKRPLGSVWTRYYCTYEKSSKMFTMSNTETRPASRQNGVINGAPEMFRLRSCVRRKTDSIDKRFCFDIEVVERHGVITLQAVSEANRRLWMEAMDGKEPIYTLPSLLSKKEETFLNEAGFNFVKKCIELVENRGITTLGLYRTGGVNSKVQRLMTSVFASSAPSDMQLDADAWDNKTITSGLKNYFRCLAEPVLTYRLHKEFIKAAKYDDHKYRVRAIHALVHKLPEKNRAMLDLLTNHLHKVSSHSDQNLMTVSNLGMIFGPTLMRSQEETVAAMMNIKFQNIVVEIIIENHDKIFGEAPDLSVPLPQASSSRATPRRNKAICLSSGKRKARLYSPALCLADNDSDTFSSSPSTTPRGSHESLSSHSSEKNGLSQTSPPSSPAAEPSSSSPAPSSPPAASTDSNHHISSNEQDQKHLADSAASPHLTPSSSLTSSQLTPAQQASSVSSSMSSLVSAERTVSVKGNSTASLSSVKESRSPSRASTSTASTQHASVERASSLRSGQPVQRASSISSLKSVHSVDQRNAPSTSSTLTDSRVMDSTSRRTPYRTASSSSSSSSSLFPYQLSTSSSLTSLHISEDYKSCHGSVQSLMSLDPQDATLKRKPLHIHCGSDLTAKHSPTISSNGYQRPGSLLSVRLPQRESSVFSSALDICSSGREAKALYSCEAEHSHELSFPQGALFSNVYPSVEPGWLQATYSGRTGLIPENYITYV from the exons ATGGGTCTGCCGACACTGGAGTTTAGTGATTCTTTCCTGGACAGTCCGGAGTTCAGGGAGCGACTGCAGTGCCACGAGATAGAGCTGGAGCGAACCAACAGGTTTATCAAAGACCTGATCAAAGACGGAAACATGCTCATATCTGCGCTCAGAA GTCTTTCTCTCGCCGTTCAGCGGTTCTCTCAGTCTCTGCGGGAGTTCCAGTTTGAATGTATTGGGGATGCTGAGACTGATGATGAGGTCAACATTG CTCAGTCCTTAAAGGAGTTCTCTCAGCTCTTGAGCACcatggaagaggagaggaaacgaCTA ATCCAGAACGCGGATGACGTGCTGATTTCACCGCTTGAGAGGTTTCGTAAGGAGCAGATTGGAGCTGTTAAG CTATTAGCCTTCCTGCAGGGTTTGTTTACATTCTACCACGAAGGCTACGAGCTGGCCAGTGAATTTGAACCCTacaagcagcagcttcagttcaACCTGcagaat GCTCGCAATAACTTTGAAAGTACACGTGCTGAGGTTGAGAGGCTGATGAAGAGGATCCGATCAGCAGAAGAAGACTTCAAAGCCCCCAGTTGTTTCACCATGGAAGGATATCTGTATATACAGGAGAAAC GTCCGTTGGGCAGTGTGTGGACCAGATACTACTGCACGTATGAAAAAAGCTCCAAGATGTTCACCATGAGCAACACAGAGACCAGACCAGCCAGCAGACAG AATGGCGTGATTAATGGTGCACCAGAGATGTTCCGGCTGCGCTCGTGTGTCAGGAGGAAGACCGATTCTATCGACAAACGCTTCTGCTTCGACATCGAGGTGGTGGAGAG acatGGCGTCATCACCCTGCAAGCTGTCTCTGAAGCCAACAGGCGGCTGTGGATGGAGGCAATGGATGGAAAAGAACCT aTCTACACTCTTCCTTCTTTACTTAGCAAAAAGGAGGAGA CATTTCTTAATGAGGCGGGCTTCAACTTTGTTAAGAAGTGTATTGAACTGGTGGAAAACAGAG gCATCACCACGCTGGGACTGTATAGAACTGGAGGAGTTAACTCTAAAGTACAGCGGCTGATGACGAGTGTGTTCG CCTCCTCGGCTCCCTCTGACATGCAGCTGGACGCAGACGCCTGGGACAACAAGACCATCACCAGCGGGCTTAAGAATTATTTCAG GTGTCTGGCAGAACCAGTACTGACCTACAGGCTGCATAAAGAGTTCATCAAGGCTGCAA AGTATGATGATCATAAATACAGAGTGAGAGCCATTCATGCTCTTGTTCACAAACtaccagaaaaaaacagagcgaTGTTGGACCTCCTCACCAACCACCTCCACAA ggtTTCGTCTCACAGTGACCAGAACCTGATGACTGTGTCCAACCTGGGAATGATCTTCGGCCCCACACTGATGAGGTCACAAGAAGAGACGGTGGCCGCCATGATGAATATCAAGTTTCAGAACATTGTGGTGGAGATAATCATTGAAAACCATGACAAG ATATTTGGGGAGGCCCCAGACCTGTCGGTGCCATTACCTCAGGCTTCGTCCTCTCGAGCAACTCCTCGGAGGAACAAGGCCATCTGCCTGTCATCAGGAAAGAGGAAGGCTCGTCTCTACTCTCCTGCCCTCTGCCTGGCTGACAATGACA GTGACACATTTAGCAGCAGCCCCAGCACAACTCCAAGGGGCAGCCATGAGTCTTTGTCCTCACACTCCTCAGAAAAGAACGGCTTGTCTCAAACCTCTCCTCcgtcctctcctgctgctgagcCCAGCTCATCCTCCCCAGCCCCTTCATCTCCCCCTGCAGCTTCCACCGATTCCAACCACCACATTTCCTCAAACGAGCAGGATCAGAAACATCTGGCAGACAGCGCTGcctcccctcacctcactccttcctcttccttgaCGTCCTCCCAGCTCACACCGGCCCAGCAGGCTTCCTCGGTGTCTTCCTCCATGTCCTCTTTAGTCTCTGCAGAGAGGACTGTATCTGTCAAAGGAAACTCCACTGCCTCCTTGTCTTCTGTTAAAGAGTCAAGATCTCCCTCCCGAGCCTCCACGTCCACCGCCTCCACTCAGCATGCGTCAGTGGAGCGCGCCTCCTCTCTCAGGTCAGGTCAGCCTGTTCAGAGGGCAtcatccatctcctctctgAAGAGCGTCCATTCAGTTGATCAAAGAAATGCACCCAGCACCTCCTCCACTCTCACAGACAGCAGAGTGATGGACTCTACCTCACGCAGGACTCCTTACAGgacggcctcctcctcctcttcctcctcctcttcattgtTTCCCTACCAactttccacctcctcctctctcacctccctGCACATATCCGAGG ATTACAAAAGCTGTCATGGATCGGTACAGAGTCTCATGTCGCTTGACCCGCAAGACGCGACACTTAAACGCAAACCCTTACACATCCACTGTGGCTCAGATCTGACTGCGAAACACTCTCCGACCATATCCAGCAACGGTTACCAGAGACCCGGATCACT ATTGTCCGTCAGACTACCACAGCGTGAGAGCTCAGTATTCTCCTCAGCGTTAGACATTTGTTCTTCAGGAAG gGAAGCAAAAGCTCTTTACTCCTGTGAAGCAGAGCACAGCCATGAGCTCAGTTTTccacagggggcgctgttctCAAACG tgtacCCGTCTGTGGAACCAGGTTGGCTTCAGGCGACGTACAGTGGTAGAACAGGTCTCATACCTGAAAACTACATCACCTATGTCTGA
- the LOC109628771 gene encoding rho GTPase-activating protein 42-like isoform X1, producing MGLPTLEFSDSFLDSPEFRERLQCHEIELERTNRFIKDLIKDGNMLISALRSLSLAVQRFSQSLREFQFECIGDAETDDEVNIAQSLKEFSQLLSTMEEERKRLIQNADDVLISPLERFRKEQIGAVKDGKKQFDKETERYYSVLEKHLSLSSKKKESQLHEADSQMSKDRQVFYDASLQYVFKIQEVQERKKFEFVEPLLAFLQGLFTFYHEGYELASEFEPYKQQLQFNLQNARNNFESTRAEVERLMKRIRSAEEDFKAPSCFTMEGYLYIQEKRPLGSVWTRYYCTYEKSSKMFTMSNTETRPASRQNGVINGAPEMFRLRSCVRRKTDSIDKRFCFDIEVVERHGVITLQAVSEANRRLWMEAMDGKEPIYTLPSLLSKKEETFLNEAGFNFVKKCIELVENRGITTLGLYRTGGVNSKVQRLMTSVFASSAPSDMQLDADAWDNKTITSGLKNYFRCLAEPVLTYRLHKEFIKAAKYDDHKYRVRAIHALVHKLPEKNRAMLDLLTNHLHKVSSHSDQNLMTVSNLGMIFGPTLMRSQEETVAAMMNIKFQNIVVEIIIENHDKIFGEAPDLSVPLPQASSSRATPRRNKAICLSSGKRKARLYSPALCLADNDSDTFSSSPSTTPRGSHESLSSHSSEKNGLSQTSPPSSPAAEPSSSSPAPSSPPAASTDSNHHISSNEQDQKHLADSAASPHLTPSSSLTSSQLTPAQQASSVSSSMSSLVSAERTVSVKGNSTASLSSVKESRSPSRASTSTASTQHASVERASSLRSGQPVQRASSISSLKSVHSVDQRNAPSTSSTLTDSRVMDSTSRRTPYRTASSSSSSSSSLFPYQLSTSSSLTSLHISEDYKSCHGSVQSLMSLDPQDATLKRKPLHIHCGSDLTAKHSPTISSNGYQRPGSLLSVRLPQRESSVFSSALDICSSGREAKALYSCEAEHSHELSFPQGALFSNVYPSVEPGWLQATYSGRTGLIPENYITYV from the exons ATGGGTCTGCCGACACTGGAGTTTAGTGATTCTTTCCTGGACAGTCCGGAGTTCAGGGAGCGACTGCAGTGCCACGAGATAGAGCTGGAGCGAACCAACAGGTTTATCAAAGACCTGATCAAAGACGGAAACATGCTCATATCTGCGCTCAGAA GTCTTTCTCTCGCCGTTCAGCGGTTCTCTCAGTCTCTGCGGGAGTTCCAGTTTGAATGTATTGGGGATGCTGAGACTGATGATGAGGTCAACATTG CTCAGTCCTTAAAGGAGTTCTCTCAGCTCTTGAGCACcatggaagaggagaggaaacgaCTA ATCCAGAACGCGGATGACGTGCTGATTTCACCGCTTGAGAGGTTTCGTAAGGAGCAGATTGGAGCTGTTAAG GATGGAAAGAAGCAATttgacaaagagacagaaaggtaCTACTCTGTCCTGGAGAAACACCTCAGTCTGTCCTCCAAGAAGAAGGAATCACAGCTGCACGAG GCTGACTCACAGATGAGTAAGGACAGGCAGGTTTTTTATGATGCCTCACTGCAGTATGTCTTCAAGATCCAAGAAGtgcaggaaagaaagaaatttgaATTTGTGGAGCCG CTATTAGCCTTCCTGCAGGGTTTGTTTACATTCTACCACGAAGGCTACGAGCTGGCCAGTGAATTTGAACCCTacaagcagcagcttcagttcaACCTGcagaat GCTCGCAATAACTTTGAAAGTACACGTGCTGAGGTTGAGAGGCTGATGAAGAGGATCCGATCAGCAGAAGAAGACTTCAAAGCCCCCAGTTGTTTCACCATGGAAGGATATCTGTATATACAGGAGAAAC GTCCGTTGGGCAGTGTGTGGACCAGATACTACTGCACGTATGAAAAAAGCTCCAAGATGTTCACCATGAGCAACACAGAGACCAGACCAGCCAGCAGACAG AATGGCGTGATTAATGGTGCACCAGAGATGTTCCGGCTGCGCTCGTGTGTCAGGAGGAAGACCGATTCTATCGACAAACGCTTCTGCTTCGACATCGAGGTGGTGGAGAG acatGGCGTCATCACCCTGCAAGCTGTCTCTGAAGCCAACAGGCGGCTGTGGATGGAGGCAATGGATGGAAAAGAACCT aTCTACACTCTTCCTTCTTTACTTAGCAAAAAGGAGGAGA CATTTCTTAATGAGGCGGGCTTCAACTTTGTTAAGAAGTGTATTGAACTGGTGGAAAACAGAG gCATCACCACGCTGGGACTGTATAGAACTGGAGGAGTTAACTCTAAAGTACAGCGGCTGATGACGAGTGTGTTCG CCTCCTCGGCTCCCTCTGACATGCAGCTGGACGCAGACGCCTGGGACAACAAGACCATCACCAGCGGGCTTAAGAATTATTTCAG GTGTCTGGCAGAACCAGTACTGACCTACAGGCTGCATAAAGAGTTCATCAAGGCTGCAA AGTATGATGATCATAAATACAGAGTGAGAGCCATTCATGCTCTTGTTCACAAACtaccagaaaaaaacagagcgaTGTTGGACCTCCTCACCAACCACCTCCACAA ggtTTCGTCTCACAGTGACCAGAACCTGATGACTGTGTCCAACCTGGGAATGATCTTCGGCCCCACACTGATGAGGTCACAAGAAGAGACGGTGGCCGCCATGATGAATATCAAGTTTCAGAACATTGTGGTGGAGATAATCATTGAAAACCATGACAAG ATATTTGGGGAGGCCCCAGACCTGTCGGTGCCATTACCTCAGGCTTCGTCCTCTCGAGCAACTCCTCGGAGGAACAAGGCCATCTGCCTGTCATCAGGAAAGAGGAAGGCTCGTCTCTACTCTCCTGCCCTCTGCCTGGCTGACAATGACA GTGACACATTTAGCAGCAGCCCCAGCACAACTCCAAGGGGCAGCCATGAGTCTTTGTCCTCACACTCCTCAGAAAAGAACGGCTTGTCTCAAACCTCTCCTCcgtcctctcctgctgctgagcCCAGCTCATCCTCCCCAGCCCCTTCATCTCCCCCTGCAGCTTCCACCGATTCCAACCACCACATTTCCTCAAACGAGCAGGATCAGAAACATCTGGCAGACAGCGCTGcctcccctcacctcactccttcctcttccttgaCGTCCTCCCAGCTCACACCGGCCCAGCAGGCTTCCTCGGTGTCTTCCTCCATGTCCTCTTTAGTCTCTGCAGAGAGGACTGTATCTGTCAAAGGAAACTCCACTGCCTCCTTGTCTTCTGTTAAAGAGTCAAGATCTCCCTCCCGAGCCTCCACGTCCACCGCCTCCACTCAGCATGCGTCAGTGGAGCGCGCCTCCTCTCTCAGGTCAGGTCAGCCTGTTCAGAGGGCAtcatccatctcctctctgAAGAGCGTCCATTCAGTTGATCAAAGAAATGCACCCAGCACCTCCTCCACTCTCACAGACAGCAGAGTGATGGACTCTACCTCACGCAGGACTCCTTACAGgacggcctcctcctcctcttcctcctcctcttcattgtTTCCCTACCAactttccacctcctcctctctcacctccctGCACATATCCGAGG ATTACAAAAGCTGTCATGGATCGGTACAGAGTCTCATGTCGCTTGACCCGCAAGACGCGACACTTAAACGCAAACCCTTACACATCCACTGTGGCTCAGATCTGACTGCGAAACACTCTCCGACCATATCCAGCAACGGTTACCAGAGACCCGGATCACT ATTGTCCGTCAGACTACCACAGCGTGAGAGCTCAGTATTCTCCTCAGCGTTAGACATTTGTTCTTCAGGAAG gGAAGCAAAAGCTCTTTACTCCTGTGAAGCAGAGCACAGCCATGAGCTCAGTTTTccacagggggcgctgttctCAAACG tgtacCCGTCTGTGGAACCAGGTTGGCTTCAGGCGACGTACAGTGGTAGAACAGGTCTCATACCTGAAAACTACATCACCTATGTCTGA
- the LOC109628771 gene encoding rho GTPase-activating protein 42-like isoform X3: MEEERKRLIQNADDVLISPLERFRKEQIGAVKDGKKQFDKETERYYSVLEKHLSLSSKKKESQLHEADSQMSKDRQVFYDASLQYVFKIQEVQERKKFEFVEPLLAFLQGLFTFYHEGYELASEFEPYKQQLQFNLQNARNNFESTRAEVERLMKRIRSAEEDFKAPSCFTMEGYLYIQEKRPLGSVWTRYYCTYEKSSKMFTMSNTETRPASRQNGVINGAPEMFRLRSCVRRKTDSIDKRFCFDIEVVERHGVITLQAVSEANRRLWMEAMDGKEPIYTLPSLLSKKEETFLNEAGFNFVKKCIELVENRGITTLGLYRTGGVNSKVQRLMTSVFASSAPSDMQLDADAWDNKTITSGLKNYFRCLAEPVLTYRLHKEFIKAAKYDDHKYRVRAIHALVHKLPEKNRAMLDLLTNHLHKVSSHSDQNLMTVSNLGMIFGPTLMRSQEETVAAMMNIKFQNIVVEIIIENHDKIFGEAPDLSVPLPQASSSRATPRRNKAICLSSGKRKARLYSPALCLADNDSDTFSSSPSTTPRGSHESLSSHSSEKNGLSQTSPPSSPAAEPSSSSPAPSSPPAASTDSNHHISSNEQDQKHLADSAASPHLTPSSSLTSSQLTPAQQASSVSSSMSSLVSAERTVSVKGNSTASLSSVKESRSPSRASTSTASTQHASVERASSLRSGQPVQRASSISSLKSVHSVDQRNAPSTSSTLTDSRVMDSTSRRTPYRTASSSSSSSSSLFPYQLSTSSSLTSLHISEDYKSCHGSVQSLMSLDPQDATLKRKPLHIHCGSDLTAKHSPTISSNGYQRPGSLLSVRLPQRESSVFSSALDICSSGREAKALYSCEAEHSHELSFPQGALFSNVYPSVEPGWLQATYSGRTGLIPENYITYV; this comes from the exons atggaagaggagaggaaacgaCTA ATCCAGAACGCGGATGACGTGCTGATTTCACCGCTTGAGAGGTTTCGTAAGGAGCAGATTGGAGCTGTTAAG GATGGAAAGAAGCAATttgacaaagagacagaaaggtaCTACTCTGTCCTGGAGAAACACCTCAGTCTGTCCTCCAAGAAGAAGGAATCACAGCTGCACGAG GCTGACTCACAGATGAGTAAGGACAGGCAGGTTTTTTATGATGCCTCACTGCAGTATGTCTTCAAGATCCAAGAAGtgcaggaaagaaagaaatttgaATTTGTGGAGCCG CTATTAGCCTTCCTGCAGGGTTTGTTTACATTCTACCACGAAGGCTACGAGCTGGCCAGTGAATTTGAACCCTacaagcagcagcttcagttcaACCTGcagaat GCTCGCAATAACTTTGAAAGTACACGTGCTGAGGTTGAGAGGCTGATGAAGAGGATCCGATCAGCAGAAGAAGACTTCAAAGCCCCCAGTTGTTTCACCATGGAAGGATATCTGTATATACAGGAGAAAC GTCCGTTGGGCAGTGTGTGGACCAGATACTACTGCACGTATGAAAAAAGCTCCAAGATGTTCACCATGAGCAACACAGAGACCAGACCAGCCAGCAGACAG AATGGCGTGATTAATGGTGCACCAGAGATGTTCCGGCTGCGCTCGTGTGTCAGGAGGAAGACCGATTCTATCGACAAACGCTTCTGCTTCGACATCGAGGTGGTGGAGAG acatGGCGTCATCACCCTGCAAGCTGTCTCTGAAGCCAACAGGCGGCTGTGGATGGAGGCAATGGATGGAAAAGAACCT aTCTACACTCTTCCTTCTTTACTTAGCAAAAAGGAGGAGA CATTTCTTAATGAGGCGGGCTTCAACTTTGTTAAGAAGTGTATTGAACTGGTGGAAAACAGAG gCATCACCACGCTGGGACTGTATAGAACTGGAGGAGTTAACTCTAAAGTACAGCGGCTGATGACGAGTGTGTTCG CCTCCTCGGCTCCCTCTGACATGCAGCTGGACGCAGACGCCTGGGACAACAAGACCATCACCAGCGGGCTTAAGAATTATTTCAG GTGTCTGGCAGAACCAGTACTGACCTACAGGCTGCATAAAGAGTTCATCAAGGCTGCAA AGTATGATGATCATAAATACAGAGTGAGAGCCATTCATGCTCTTGTTCACAAACtaccagaaaaaaacagagcgaTGTTGGACCTCCTCACCAACCACCTCCACAA ggtTTCGTCTCACAGTGACCAGAACCTGATGACTGTGTCCAACCTGGGAATGATCTTCGGCCCCACACTGATGAGGTCACAAGAAGAGACGGTGGCCGCCATGATGAATATCAAGTTTCAGAACATTGTGGTGGAGATAATCATTGAAAACCATGACAAG ATATTTGGGGAGGCCCCAGACCTGTCGGTGCCATTACCTCAGGCTTCGTCCTCTCGAGCAACTCCTCGGAGGAACAAGGCCATCTGCCTGTCATCAGGAAAGAGGAAGGCTCGTCTCTACTCTCCTGCCCTCTGCCTGGCTGACAATGACA GTGACACATTTAGCAGCAGCCCCAGCACAACTCCAAGGGGCAGCCATGAGTCTTTGTCCTCACACTCCTCAGAAAAGAACGGCTTGTCTCAAACCTCTCCTCcgtcctctcctgctgctgagcCCAGCTCATCCTCCCCAGCCCCTTCATCTCCCCCTGCAGCTTCCACCGATTCCAACCACCACATTTCCTCAAACGAGCAGGATCAGAAACATCTGGCAGACAGCGCTGcctcccctcacctcactccttcctcttccttgaCGTCCTCCCAGCTCACACCGGCCCAGCAGGCTTCCTCGGTGTCTTCCTCCATGTCCTCTTTAGTCTCTGCAGAGAGGACTGTATCTGTCAAAGGAAACTCCACTGCCTCCTTGTCTTCTGTTAAAGAGTCAAGATCTCCCTCCCGAGCCTCCACGTCCACCGCCTCCACTCAGCATGCGTCAGTGGAGCGCGCCTCCTCTCTCAGGTCAGGTCAGCCTGTTCAGAGGGCAtcatccatctcctctctgAAGAGCGTCCATTCAGTTGATCAAAGAAATGCACCCAGCACCTCCTCCACTCTCACAGACAGCAGAGTGATGGACTCTACCTCACGCAGGACTCCTTACAGgacggcctcctcctcctcttcctcctcctcttcattgtTTCCCTACCAactttccacctcctcctctctcacctccctGCACATATCCGAGG ATTACAAAAGCTGTCATGGATCGGTACAGAGTCTCATGTCGCTTGACCCGCAAGACGCGACACTTAAACGCAAACCCTTACACATCCACTGTGGCTCAGATCTGACTGCGAAACACTCTCCGACCATATCCAGCAACGGTTACCAGAGACCCGGATCACT ATTGTCCGTCAGACTACCACAGCGTGAGAGCTCAGTATTCTCCTCAGCGTTAGACATTTGTTCTTCAGGAAG gGAAGCAAAAGCTCTTTACTCCTGTGAAGCAGAGCACAGCCATGAGCTCAGTTTTccacagggggcgctgttctCAAACG tgtacCCGTCTGTGGAACCAGGTTGGCTTCAGGCGACGTACAGTGGTAGAACAGGTCTCATACCTGAAAACTACATCACCTATGTCTGA
- the trpc6a gene encoding short transient receptor potential channel 6a gives MNHKPLATHNSRPVSYTNSPRTRSRDNLLMHDDFGEENCCPAGRCFGYSSSEMQLMARLSAVKRRQALRGPAYMFSAPSVSLSEVEQRFLEAAEYGNIPEVRRMLLHVPDLNVNAVDYMGQNALQLAVANEHLEVTELLLGRADLARVGDALLLAISKGYVRITETLLSHPAFRDAHRQTASPAQADMLDDFYAYDEDGTRFSHDVTPVILAAHCQEYEIVHTLLSKGARIDPPHDYFCSCDSCNYQQQFDSFSHSRSRINAYRGLASPAYLSLSNEDPVLAALELSNELAMLANIEKEFKNVYCRLSSQCKDYVVGLLDLCRSTEEVEAILSGEANSEDSYDLPGRPSLTRLKLAIKYELKKFVAHPNCQQQLLGIWFENLPGLRQQTTAVKLLVVLAVAIGLPGLAVAYWIAPCSRVGKVMRSPFMRFVAHASSFTIFLGLLILNAADRFAGTTHLPNMTHHQHPGGAQLTSDPLLLYRMTTTPFTCMEILIISWVIGMIWSEVKEIWSQGPGEYLVEPWNFLDFGMLAIFLASFSCRFSALRQADLAQTYVHTHYTTLINVTLPPEIQYFTLARIYWLPSDPQLVSEGLYAVAVVLSFSRIAYILPANESFGPLQISLGRTVKDIFKFMVIFLLVFLAFMIGMFNLYSYYLGAKQNDAFTTLEESFKTLFWAIFGLSEVKSVVINNGHKFIENIGYVLYGVYNVTMVIVLLNMLIAMINSSFQEIEDDADVEWKFARAKLWFSYFEEGRTLPVPFNLVPSPKSMLGVATGIKTLLLHYVAGHREEKTETQLNQLGEGKTSGYGASTSPTRYQKIMKRLIKRYIIKAQADRESDEITEGELKEIKQDISSLRYELLEEKSQNKETLDGLLRRMEEINLSS, from the exons CTACAGCAGCTCGGAGATGCAACTAATGGCTCGCCTCAGCGCCGTAAAACGACGCCAGGCCCTCCGTGGTCCTGCCTACATGTTCTCTGCACCTTCAGTCAGCCTGTCTGAGGTTGAGCAGCGTTTCCTGGAGGCAGCCGAGTATGGCAATATACCAGAGGTGCGGCGCATGCTGCTCCACGTGCCCGACTTGAATGTCAACGCTGTGGACTACATGGGCCAGAATGCATTGCAGCTGGCGGTGGCCAATGAGCATCTGGAGGTgacggagctgctgctggggaGAGCAGATTTGGCCAGAGTGGGTGACGCCCTTCTGTTAGCCATCA GTAAAGGCTATGTTCGTATCACAGAGACCCTGTTGAGCCACCCTGCATTTAGAGATGCCCATCGTCAAACAGCGAGCCCTGCTCAAGCTGACATGTTGGATGACTTCTATGCTTACGATGAGGACGGGACAAG GTTCTCTCATGATGTGACTCCAGTGATACTTGCAGCACACTGCCAGGAATACGAGATAGTTCACACCCTGCTGAGTAAGGGCGCTCGCATCGATCCCCCCCATGACTACTTCTGCAGCTGCGACTCCTGTAACTACCAGCAGCAGTTTGACTCCTTCAGCCACTCACGATCAAGGATCAATGCCTACAGAGGCCTTGCCAGTCCTGCTTACCTCTCCTTGTCCAATGAGGACCCGGTGCTGGCCGCCCTGGAGCTCAGCAATGAACTGGCCATGCTGGCCAATATTGAGAAAGAATTTAAG AACGTCTACTGTCGCCTGTCGAGCCAGTGTAAGGACTATGTGGTGGGCCTTTTGGATCTGTGCCGcagcacagaggaggtggaggccatACTAAGCGGAGAAGCAAACTCGGAAGACAGCTATGATCTGCCAGGTCGCCCCTCCCTTACAAGGCTCAAATTAGCCATCAAATATGAGCTTAAAAAG TTTGTGGCTCATCCTAACtgccagcagcagctgctcggTATCTGGTTTGAGAATCTACCCGGCCTGAGACAACAGACCACTGCTGTCAAACTGCTGGTGGTGCTGGCGGTGGCTATAGGGCTTCCTGGACTGGCGGTGGCTTACTGGATCGCTCCGTGCAGCAGA GTGGGGAAAGTGATGCGCAGCCCCTTTATGAGGTTTGTGGCCCACGCCTCGTCCTTCACAATTTTCCTGGGTCTTCTCATCCTGAATGCCGCCGACCGTTTTGCAGGCACTACCCATTTACCAAACATGACCCACCATCAGCACCCAGGAGGAGCACAGCTCACCTCAGACCCACTGCTGCTCTATCGCATGACCACGACGCCTTTCACATGCATGGAGATCCTCATTATTTCATGGGTCATCG GTATGATCTGGTCTGAGGTGAAGGAGATCTGGAGTCAGGGACCAGGGGAGTATCTGGTCGAGCCATGGAACTTCCTGGACTTTGGGATGCTGGCGATCTTCCTCGCCTCCTTTTCGTGCCGCTTCTCTGCTCTGAGACAAGCTGACTTAGCCCAGAcctatgtacacacacactacacaacacTGATTAATGTCACACTGCCCCCCGAGATACAATACTTTACACTGG CACGGATCTACTGGTTGCCATCAGATCCCCAGTTGGTGTCGGAGGGCCTGTATGCAGTCGCAGTGGTGCTGAGCTTCTCTCGGATTGCTTACATCCTCCCAGCCAACGAGAGCTTCGGCCCACTGCAGATCTCTTTAGGGAGGACCGTCAAGGACATCTTCAAATTCATGGTCATCTTTCTCCTGGTCTTCCTGGCGTTCATGATCGGCATGTTCAACCTGTACTCCTACTACCTGGGGGCAAAGCAGAACGACGCCTTCACCAC CCTGGAGGAGAGCTTCAAGACATTATTCTGGGCTATATTTGGACTGTCTGAGGTCAAGTCTGTTGTGATCAACAACGGACACAAATTCATCGAGAACATCGGCTACGTGCTGTACGGGGTCTACAACGTTACCATGGTGATAGTGCTGCTGAACATGCTCATCGCCATGATTAACAGTTCCTTCCAGGAGATTGAG GATGATGCTGATGTTGAATGGAAGTTCGCTCGGGCCAAACTCTGGTTCTCGTACTTTGAGGAGGGGAGGACGCTCCCTGTGCCCTTTAACCTGGTGCCCAGTCCCAAGTCCATGCTGGGAGTGGCCACAGGTATCAAGACCCTGCTGCTGCACTATGTGgcaggacacagagaggagaaaactgAGACCCAGCTTAATCAG CTCGGAGAGGGCAAGACTTCAGGATATGGAGCTTCAACCAGCCCGACTAGGTACCAG AAGATCATGAAGCGACTAATAAAACGTTACATCATCAAAGCCCAAGCTGACCGAGAGAGCGACGAGATCACTGAAG GTGAGCTGAAAGAGATCAAGCAGGACATCTCCAGCCTGCGATATGAGCTGCTCGAGGAGAAATCCCAGAACAAGGAGACTCTGGACGGACTGCTGAGGAGAATGGAAGAGATCAATTTATCTTCATAG